The genomic DNA ATCCGCATGCTCAAGCAGGACGGCTACCGGGAGGAGGACGGGAGCGAGCCGAACGAGTTTGAAGACCTgcacacgcgcgccgagatccgcctcggtgcgctggtCAAGGAGCAGTTTGGTACCGACTACTATATTCTGGACAAGTTCCCGACGGCCGCTCGTCCGTTCTACGCGCTGCCCGACGAAAAAGacccgcggcgcaccaaCTCGTTTGATATCTTTGTGCGTGGCCAAGAGATTTGTACGGGTGGCCAGCGCAtccacgacgccgagatgctcgaggagcgcatcaaGGAGATGGGCATCGAcacgcacggcctcgaAGAGTACCTCGAGGGCTtccgcctcggtgcgccgccccaCGCCGGCTGCGGTATCGGTCTGGAGCGCTTCGTGATGCTCTACCTCAACCTCGACGACATTCGCCTCGCCTCGCTCTTTTACCGCGACCCGAAGAGCTTTGCGGTCAAGCGCCGccaggagctgcgccaccCCGAAGCGAGCACGAACCCTCCTCCGtggcgccagcgcgccgagcacagCTCGTACGTctcgcccgcgtcgccgttGACGTCCGCGATGCCCACGCTGCAGCCCCTCGAGAAGCTGATTGCCAACTACGGCGACTCGTCCAACACCTCGTGGCTCGACGACCGATTCACGATCtggcgcgacgacgacaccggcgcggcgatcggctactcgacgcgccgccacTATGCCTTTATCGTCGGCAACCCATTGTGCGATGCGTCGCAGTACTCGCGCGTGATTACGCGCTTTTTGCACTTTGTCAAGGCGCAGTTCCTCAAACCCGTGTGGCTCATGGCCAGCGAGCCGGTCGAGCAGAttctcggcggccgccacgGCTGGTGCACGCTCACCTGCAccgccgaccagcgcgtGAAGGACGTGCGGAAgaacgccgcgcgccacgaTCCCGAGAtccagcgcaaggtgcgccacgccgccAAGGTCGGCGTCACGATCCAGGACGTGCCGCTGAACCAGGGCGTGCCGCGggagctgcagcacgagtgcgaccagcgcatcgagctctGGCATGCGAACCGCAAGGGCGCGCAGGTCCACCTCACCGAGGTCAAGCCGTGGGTCGACCAGCTGCACCGCAGCTACTTtatcgcgcgcgacgcggacaaGACCATCTGCTGCCTCGTggtccttgcgcagctctcGCCGGAAGCCGGCTACCAGGTCAAGTGGGCGATGAGCTtccccgacgcgccgtccggcgcgaTCGAGATGACCAtcctgcacgcgctcgagacggtcAGCACGTCGTCCGTGACCTTtggcacggccgcgacggcgcgcctcaCCGCCGTGTACGGTTTGAGCGGCATCGCGTTCAAGGTCTTGTCGCGTGTCTACCACaacgtcgtcgagcgcacgcacctccTGAACAAGGGCGAGTTCCGCGAGAAGCTTGGCACGCAGAACGACCCGACGTACATCTGCTACCCCAAGGGCGGTCTCTCgatgctcggcgtgcgcgataTTATAGACTTTTTCCGCGACAGCCCCGCATCGTAGTTGCCACGTGCTACCATCATGCCCCACGTCCTGGTTGTCGGTGCAGgggccgtcggcgcgttTTACGCGAGCAAGCTCGATCCGGTAGGTAGCTGTGCTAATGTAGAATGCAGCACACGTCGCACTTGTCTGCCGCTCGAACTACGACGTGGTGAAGCAGCACGGCTTCCAGATGAAGACGCACAGCTTTGGTGACTATGCGTACAAGCCGCACGAGGTGTACCCCTCGgtggacgcggcggcggcgcaggagtGGGACTATGTCGTGGTTGCGACCAAGGCACTCAACATGTCGCCGGACACGGCGTCGTTTATCGCGCCGGTCGTGACGAGCAAGACGACCATTGTTCTGGTCCAGaacggcgtcgaggtcgaggcgccgtaccgcgcgcgcttcccggacgcgccgatcgTCTCGGCGGTGACGGTggtgagcgcggcgctggtcgagccGTCGGTCCTCGTGCAGTACCGCTGGACGCGCATCTCCCTGGGGCCGTACACGGACCTCTATGGGACGCAGACCACCGATACACAGCGCGCACTGATCGAGCGGGgcaccgccggcgtcgaggagctcgtgcagctctttacggccggcggcatccgcgacgcggaagcctacgatgcgctcggcctgcagcAGGTGCGCTGGCACAAGCTCGCGATCAACGCCTCGATGAACGTCTCCGGCGTGCTCTCAGGGTGCCTAGGCAATGACGTCATGGTCAAGGACCCGATCCTGCGGCCGCACCTCGAGGCGTGCAtgcacgaggtgctcgacgcggcgcccaaGATCTTTGGCAAGCCTCTCCCGGAAAAGTTTGCTTCGCCAGAGCTTTTGCTGAAGAGCACCGAGCGGAACGTGAACAGCAAGTCGAGCATGGTGCAGGACTGGCAGGGccaccgcgcgctcgagctcgacgcgatccTCGGCAACGCGCTCCAGGTGGCTGCCAAGCACAATGCACCGatgccgcgcctcgagtcGATGTTTGCACTGCTGCAGAGCGCGCAAAAGGTGCATTTGGACAAGTCTACCTAGTTACTTCTTGCCCTTCAGCTTCTCGACCGCGGCCTTTTTGGCGGCAGCCTCCTCCTTTTGCTTCTTCAAAAAGGCGAGGTCCTGAATTAGGTAGTATACGTACGTCCTCATCAATGTCCTTCTGCTGCTTCTTTCCCTGCTTGAGGGGCTTGAGCTTGCCTCCCTGGCGTCCCGACATTGCAAGCACGTAAGCGCAGTCGCGGCGAGAAAAGACGCCGTGGCGCAATGCTGACTAAAAAGAGAACCGCGAGGGTCACGACAACCCAAAAGGTAGGGGAcgcggcgtgtgcggcgcgtgcggccccGCCGCCCCGTCCCAATGCCTTCGACCATCGGACCGCGTACGCGGAGGTCCGCCATGACTGCCGCTGAAAAAAAGATCGCGCAAgactcgccgccggcgcccaaGCGTCGggcccgtgcgccgcaccgcaaGACGGACCACTCGGTcatcgagcggcggcggcgcgaaaAGATCAACGACCGCCTCttgcagctgcagcagcttgTGCCGGCATGTCGTgcacaggcgctcgagtACTTTGAGAAAAAGTCGCCGGACGGACCCGAGGACCAGAtccgcaccgagctcgtgctggAAAAGCTGTGTGTCATTGCACACACCGTCGGTACGTGGCGCTGCTCACACAGACTATGTATCCCAGCTCCAGAcacagctcgaggcgtacCGCGCCCAGTGCCAGTGCGAGCCGAGCATtccggcgccggtgccggacggcgacgcacACGCAGATattgcgcacgacgacaAGCACcagtgcgtcgcgccgagcggttCCGAGACAGAGAGCCTCTCGCTCTCGCCCAAGAGCGAGTCACACGAGGaggccggcacgccgcagcggccgaGCCCCGAGCCAGCCGAGCTGGCATGCGACGACGACACATgcatcgccgacgagccgcccAAGTACGAGTGGCCAGTGTACGCGGTGCCGCCGTGGGACGGGCGTGCGTTGGAGGTATGGCCCCGCACATGCTACGCCCCGCCGTGGCCACGGCCGTGCATCCACCGCCCCCGGCCGTTTCATAGACACGAGGTGTGgcatcgcgacgcgcaccgctcCTACTGCCTGTGTCCTCCGGGACCATggcacgacgagccgcgccgcgcgcaccgctgcgtcgcgcgcctcgattTTCCCAAGCGCtccgcgcacggccgtcgATAGCAAGTGGAGGCTTTCTACCATGTGGAGCGTCGTACGAAgaagcgcgctgcgcggcggcgcggcgtggcggggcgtcgccggccgccgctggGCGTCGAGTAAGCCGTACTATGTAACGACGCCGATCTTTTACGTGAATGCCGAGCCGCATATCGGGCACCTGCACTCGGACGTGCTCGCAGACGTCCTGTGCCGGTACCAAgggctgcgcaccggcggctGGTCGCGAACGCCGGGCGACGTGTACCCCCCCCCGACCCGCGCGCAGTTCACTACTGGCACGGACGAGCACGGGATGaaggtgcagcgcgtggcCGAGTCGCAAGGCATCGAGCCGCGTGCGCTGTGCGACCGTGTGAGCCAGCGtttcgaggcgctggcggaTGCCGCCGACATTGCGTACACGCGCTTCATCCGTACCACCGACGCGGACCATGCCGGGGCGGTCGCCGCATTCTGGAAGGCGCTTGCGGACAATGGCCACCTGTATGTCGGCCAGCACGAAGGATGGTACGCCGTGTCTGACGAGGCATTCTACCCCGAGAGCCAGGTGCGCAAAGTGAGCCACAACGGCGAGACGTACCACGAGTCGATCGAGAGcgggcagcgcgtcgagtgGACGACCGAGGTGAACTACAAG from Malassezia japonica chromosome 1, complete sequence includes the following:
- a CDS encoding aspartate--tRNA ligase (EggNog:ENOG503NUP6; COG:J), which gives rise to MPRGNLLGSLIHRKTRSVSKGRSASDQPSNSDRSDVTDKSDLREVEKERKAEEQREFERQVQLRRRLSEERAAQIETPEQRARYGRHGVYSVEEQPLDALFDLAQANEAVKEDPAMLADLAGESRRFRARVHVVRPLGPHLVFMVIRERTITLQTVLSEKAGDLTAHMMHWAKRLPTESLVTVQGVLQKPRDVIHGCSITHMELKVTHLYLVSPNNEQLPFSVYAAERAANHALEEHHDLEDTGSNTDHSGSDAHSTDHTPIISQRTRLNNRLIDLRTPTSQAIFRVQSAVCTAFRQYLMSQSFIEIHTPKLQGGASESGASVFQVGYFGRSAFLAQSPQLYKQMCIAADMKRVFEIGPVFRAENSNTPRHMTEYTGLDLEMEVNHYYDAVRVIDGMLKHIFGVLKYECHDMVQQVQQLFPAAELEWLDETLVLPFPEGIRMLKQDGYREEDGSEPNEFEDLHTRAEIRLGALVKEQFGTDYYILDKFPTAARPFYALPDEKDPRRTNSFDIFVRGQEICTGGQRIHDAEMLEERIKEMGIDTHGLEEYLEGFRLGAPPHAGCGIGLERFVMLYLNLDDIRLASLFYRDPKSFAVKRRQELRHPEASTNPPPWRQRAEHSSYVSPASPLTSAMPTLQPLEKLIANYGDSSNTSWLDDRFTIWRDDDTGAAIGYSTRRHYAFIVGNPLCDASQYSRVITRFLHFVKAQFLKPVWLMASEPVEQILGGRHGWCTLTCTADQRVKDVRKNAARHDPEIQRKVRHAAKVGVTIQDVPLNQGVPRELQHECDQRIELWHANRKGAQVHLTEVKPWVDQLHRSYFIARDADKTICCLVVLAQLSPEAGYQVKWAMSFPDAPSGAIEMTILHALETVSTSSVTFGTAATARLTAVYGLSGIAFKVLSRVYHNVVERTHLLNKGEFREKLGTQNDPTYICYPKGGLSMLGVRDIIDFFRDSPAS
- the MSM1 gene encoding methionine--tRNA ligase (EggNog:ENOG503NWSF; COG:J; BUSCO:EOG09263NXM) → MTAAEKKIAQDSPPAPKRRARAPHRKTDHSVIERRRREKINDRLLQLQQLVPACRAQALEYFEKKSPDGPEDQIRTELVLEKLCVIAHTVDYVSQLQTQLEAYRAQCQCEPSIPAPVPDGDAHADIAHDDKHQCVAPSGSETESLSLSPKSESHEEAGTPQRPSPEPAELACDDDTCIADEPPKYEWPVYAVPPWDGRALEWRLSTMWSVVRRSALRGGAAWRGVAGRRWASSKPYYVTTPIFYVNAEPHIGHLHSDVLADVLCRYQGLRTGGWSRTPGDVYPPPTRAQFTTGTDEHGMKVQRVAESQGIEPRALCDRVSQRFEALADAADIAYTRFIRTTDADHAGAVAAFWKALADNGHLYVGQHEGWYAVSDEAFYPESQVRKVSHNGETYHESIESGQRVEWTTEVNYKFRLSAFQAPLLEWLEANPDAVQPKSMYEHVVAEVRAGLADLSVSRPRSRLNWGIPVPGDAEHTIYVWVDALVNYLTAIGYPNANPPPAWPADVHVVGKDIVRFHAVYWPAMLMAAGLAPPQTVVAHAHWTVEKAKMSKSRGNSVNPFEVLSTYGADTIRCFLMRAGGNLTTDADYSAAQLHEFQRKYLQGQLGNLLSRVLAPKIQARLVDRAVDGAVAAPMLVEDDAPLAAAVAALPAAFDAHVARFELGRALQSVFDVLGLANEHVQRNAPWSAETSVDGVHRSVYLACETLRICGTLLQAVMPEAMTRMLDLLQVPTEERRYAALFLDGEAALRASLPLYTASKKIPPLFPRIE
- a CDS encoding 2-dehydropantoate 2-reductase (COG:E; EggNog:ENOG503NZBB), whose product is MPHVLVVGAGAVGAFYASKLDPNAAHVALVCRSNYDVVKQHGFQMKTHSFGDYAYKPHEVYPSVDAAAAQEWDYVVVATKALNMSPDTASFIAPVVTSKTTIVLVQNGVEVEAPYRARFPDAPIVSAVTVVSAALVEPSVLVQYRWTRISLGPYTDLYGTQTTDTQRALIERGTAGVEELVQLFTAGGIRDAEAYDALGLQQVRWHKLAINASMNVSGVLSGCLGNDVMVKDPILRPHLEACMHEVLDAAPKIFGKPLPEKFASPELLLKSTERNVNSKSSMVQDWQGHRALELDAILGNALQVAAKHNAPMPRLESMFALLQSAQKVHLDKST